One window of Ziziphus jujuba cultivar Dongzao chromosome 5, ASM3175591v1 genomic DNA carries:
- the LOC107420623 gene encoding zinc finger CCCH domain-containing protein 23, translated as MMLGEPTRFNPTVQIPQWDPFEDPTAVMASPFSSVPNSSVNVNANAGNGDYALFLDSFSSLHRYLPSNEYVASESDSLSEESDVPVDAFSCDHFRMFEFKVRRCARGRSHDWTECPFAHPGEKARRRDPRKHHYSGTACPDFRKGNCKKGDSCEFAHGVFECWLHPARYRTQPCKDGLSCRRRVCFFAHTPEQLRVLPQQSPRAHGSSCDSYDGSPVRHAFDSYLTKGSFVSSPTSILTSPPVSPPSESPPMSPSGAAQPGGGSATSVSELALSMRGLQLGKMKMNSPSWGVQMGSGFGSPRGGSTLRPGFCSLPSTPTRTPTNRSGLGAFDLWDQTCEEEPAMERVESGKNLRAKMYAKLSKENSLEQSCASAPDVGWVSELVK; from the coding sequence ACCCGCTTCAATCCTACCGTCCAAATTCCTCAATGGGACCCATTCGAAGATCCGACGGCAGTAATGGCCTCCCCTTTCTCATCCGTCCCCAATTCCTCTGTCAACGTTAACGCCAATGCCGGTAACGGAGACTATGCCCTTTTTCTCGATTCTTTCTCATCGCTCCACCGTTACCTTCCCTCCAACGAGTACGTGGCCAGCGAGTCCGACTCACTAAGCGAGGAATCGGACGTGCCCGTCGATGCCTTTTCCTGCGATCATTTCCGCATGTTCGAGTTCAAGGTTCGGAGGTGCGCACGTGGGAGGTCACATGACTGGACGGAGTGTCCGTTTGCTCATCCCGGCGAGAAGGCTCGCCGGAGAGATCCTCGCAAGCATCACTACTCTGGCACTGCATGCCCTGATTTCCGCAAAGGGAACTGCAAGAAGGGCGATTCCTGTGAGTTCGCTCACGGAGTCTTCGAGTGCTGGCTCCACCCGGCTCGTTACCGTACTCAGCCGTGCAAGGACGGCCTGAGTTGTCGCCGCCGAGTCTGCTTCTTTGCTCACACTCCCGAGCAACTTAGGGTCTTGCCTCAGCAGAGTCCGAGGGCTCATGGGTCGTCCTGCGATTCCTACGATGGGTCGCCGGTTCGTCATGCTTTTGACTCTTATTTGACGAAGGGGTCTTTCGTTTCGTCGCCCACATCGATCCTAACTTCGCCACCGGTATCTCCACCGTCTGAGTCGCCACCAATGTCGCCGAGCGGCGCTGCTCAACCCGGTGGTGGATCGGCCACCTCGGTGAGTGAACTTGCTTTGTCAATGCGTGGTCTTCAGCTTGGTAAGATGAAAATGAATTCTCCTTCGTGGGGGGTTCAAATGGGATCTGGGTTTGGTTCTCCCCGTGGTGGATCGACCCTCCGACCAGGATTCTGCAGCCTTCCTTCGACCCCGACTCGAACTCCGACGAATCGCTCGGGACTGGGTGCGTTTGATCTCTGGGACCAGACCTGCGAGGAAGAACCTGCCATGGAGAGGGTAGAGTCTGGGAAAAACCTGCGTGCGAAAATGTATGCGAAACTCAGCAAAGAGAACTCGCTGGAACAGTCGTGCGCCTCTGCACCGGACGTTGGGTGGGTTTCGGAGCTAGTTAAGTGA